Proteins from a single region of Chitinophagales bacterium:
- a CDS encoding PD-(D/E)XK motif protein, which translates to MNDIEIIIVSILVNTSVAGLSIIDLMKKISDKLDDFPKQKEKLHLLVYSTLGIDVERVNEIKFNYELAKESLRFYKSEDIPKIKSSYIPKEVSNVRFLSNLINSKPIDSGVDELLQPYLKDN; encoded by the coding sequence ATAAATGATATAGAAATTATCATTGTTTCAATTCTCGTAAACACAAGTGTTGCAGGATTAAGCATTATTGATTTAATGAAAAAAATCAGTGATAAACTTGATGACTTTCCAAAACAAAAAGAGAAGCTACATCTTTTAGTTTATTCAACATTGGGCATTGATGTAGAAAGAGTTAATGAAATAAAATTCAATTACGAATTAGCAAAAGAATCTTTACGATTTTATAAGTCAGAGGATATTCCCAAGATTAAAAGCTCCTATATTCCAAAAGAAGTTTCCAACGTTAGGTTCTTAAGTAATTTGATAAACTCTAAACCTATTGATTCGGGTGTTGACGAACTCTTACAACCTTATTTAAAAGACAATTAA
- the porV gene encoding type IX secretion system outer membrane channel protein PorV: MKKIILSISAVFVSVVGLLQAQIQSNDGNTLAITTAVPFLRVNPDARTGALGDAGMGVSPDANAVFTNTSRLAFIETDFGVAVTFVPWLRGIATDVYMADLVGYYKIKEKQTIAASLRYFSLGNIQFTNELGENLNQDRPNEFSFDVNYARQLTKRYSLAIGMRYIYSNLGAVSTSTDKFVSHAFGADLSMFHTNPLKVKNIEGAKINWGLALTNMGSKMSYNRSASYKDFIPANFAVGVGAEVQIDKYNKVSIYTDFNKLLVPTPIAPSELYVDPNASQQNKVIKPEYDKDGNGIPDYKEKSSAAAIFTSWGDAPGGFKEEISEFTVGVGMEYEYNKLFMARLGYFYEPPSKGARRFLSAGLGIKYSVFQLNFAYNIPTSSQRNPLDNTMRFTMLFDFAKSKKVEQDVVAE; the protein is encoded by the coding sequence ATGAAGAAAATAATTTTAAGTATAAGTGCTGTGTTTGTTTCTGTGGTTGGCTTGCTTCAAGCTCAAATACAAAGTAATGACGGCAATACTTTAGCCATAACAACAGCAGTACCTTTTTTAAGAGTAAACCCAGATGCCAGAACAGGAGCTTTAGGAGATGCAGGAATGGGTGTTAGTCCCGATGCAAATGCTGTATTTACAAATACCTCTCGTTTAGCTTTTATTGAAACAGATTTTGGCGTGGCGGTTACTTTTGTGCCTTGGCTTAGAGGTATAGCTACAGATGTTTACATGGCAGATTTAGTGGGCTACTATAAAATAAAAGAAAAACAAACCATTGCAGCATCATTGCGTTACTTTAGCTTAGGTAATATTCAGTTTACCAATGAACTTGGCGAGAATCTTAACCAAGATAGACCAAATGAGTTTTCATTTGATGTAAATTATGCTCGCCAGCTTACTAAGCGTTATAGTTTAGCTATAGGAATGAGATACATTTATTCAAACTTAGGTGCGGTTTCTACCTCTACAGATAAATTTGTAAGCCATGCTTTTGGAGCAGATTTATCTATGTTTCATACCAACCCTTTAAAAGTAAAAAATATAGAAGGAGCTAAAATAAACTGGGGATTGGCATTAACTAATATGGGTAGTAAAATGTCTTACAATAGAAGTGCTTCTTACAAAGATTTTATACCGGCAAATTTTGCAGTAGGAGTGGGGGCAGAGGTGCAAATAGATAAGTATAACAAAGTAAGTATATATACCGATTTCAATAAATTATTAGTGCCTACGCCTATAGCACCAAGTGAATTATATGTTGACCCTAATGCTTCTCAACAAAATAAAGTGATTAAACCAGAATATGATAAAGATGGTAATGGCATACCTGATTATAAAGAAAAATCAAGTGCGGCAGCCATATTTACTTCTTGGGGCGATGCACCGGGAGGTTTTAAAGAAGAAATAAGTGAGTTTACCGTAGGAGTGGGAATGGAATACGAATACAATAAGCTATTTATGGCTCGTTTGGGATATTTTTATGAGCCACCAAGTAAAGGAGCAAGAAGATTTTTATCGGCAGGATTAGGAATTAAATACTCTGTATTTCAGTTAAATTTTGCTTACAATATACCTACATCAAGCCAAAGAAACCCATTAGACAACACCATGCGTTTTACTATGCTGTTTGATTTTGCCAAGAGCAAGAAAGTAGAGCAGGATGTTGTGGCAGAGTAG
- a CDS encoding carboxypeptidase-like regulatory domain-containing protein, giving the protein MKNLTFKLSILVVYVLVSFKVSYAQGSINGYITDEASNLKIEFAAISLENDQKTYQAQSNDEGYYSFSNIANGKYIMTIYFQGKKQTVDEISINNNEQNLSIAGNFTNTFGKDEDFVVTVYKSLFRVDMPDVKPIDAGVIKNGPIRTIEKAIATTPNVIETPMGLSIKGARPGTAVYYIDGMRTYGDLNIPMSSISNIEVYSGAVPAKYGDSTSGIIAVETKSYFDF; this is encoded by the coding sequence ATGAAAAATTTAACATTTAAACTCAGCATTTTAGTAGTTTACGTATTAGTAAGCTTTAAAGTTTCTTATGCACAAGGAAGCATTAATGGTTATATAACTGATGAAGCTTCAAATTTAAAAATAGAATTTGCAGCTATTTCTTTAGAAAATGACCAAAAAACTTACCAAGCTCAAAGCAATGACGAAGGATACTATTCTTTTTCTAATATTGCCAATGGCAAATATATTATGACTATTTATTTTCAAGGTAAAAAACAAACTGTTGATGAAATAAGTATTAATAATAATGAGCAAAATTTAAGTATTGCCGGAAATTTCACCAATACTTTTGGCAAAGATGAAGATTTTGTGGTAACGGTATATAAAAGTTTATTTAGAGTAGATATGCCTGATGTGAAACCCATAGATGCAGGCGTTATTAAAAATGGACCAATAAGAACTATAGAAAAAGCCATAGCTACTACACCCAATGTAATAGAAACACCTATGGGTTTAAGTATAAAAGGTGCCAGACCGGGCACAGCAGTGTATTATATAGATGGTATGAGAACTTATGGCGATTTGAATATTCCTATGAGTTCTATAAGCAACATAGAGGTATATTCCGGTGCTGTACCTGCAAAATATGGCGATTCTACCAGCGGTATAATAGCTGTAGAAACCAAAAGTTATTTTGATTTCTAA
- the porU gene encoding type IX secretion system sortase PorU, producing MYKVLFLFFSLLGFSYAQQVSELINWSLQTYNPNTKSYQQSFKEAAIDNNSVPFITKTYSINGNNANVSFNDLQFEKFNNQNIDKTGLKSNIFFKTDVVSIKKENYASVSFCPLRINPITGEIEKLVSYSVDVQSNYTNQPKGAKSTKPNSILASGSWYKINVANDGIYKIDHEFLTTNNITNGNINFNSFGVFGQAMGLLPEANSAFKVDDIEEIQLKIKDQNNNGVWEQGDYVLFYAKGPNIWQYQNSTYNYTANYFTEKAGYFITTNRGSGGFMPTQQSISSTSFTANTYDFLGVFEEEINNVIYTELPATMGSGREWFGTKLNNYNNTQTATINIPNINSSTNANISIRVLAHSSSNQSKFTINNNGAFWDDVYTNAVGSGNYPDAAKDALKNYSKNLSSTNNFEIVFSSSDQQATGFLDYIKVIAKANINLAGDQLLFRNADALGQNTQYNIANANNATEIWDVTRGTAIKKINGTLSGSTYAIKVSMDTLREFVAVNTASSNFSTPNFEGNVSNQNLHALDQQDLFIITNNDFLSEANRLANFHRDNGLTVAVVDVQKIFNEFSSGEQDITAIRNFFKMFYDRATNQQDMPKYALFFGDASFDYKDKLGKGQNIVPTYESYNSFSQIESYCTDDYFGYLDDSEGENIEVANNSNRLDIAIGRLPIDDINQAKGVVDKIINYNTANTMKDWRNNLCFVADDEDNNLHFNQVEQLTALTSIEDKDYYNFDKIYLDAYTQENAAGGDRYPTVNDAILRKIKTGAFLINYTGHGGPKNWSQERVFNIEDIRALDNIDNLPLFITATCDFSSYDDVDFHSAGESLITNEKGGAIALFTTTRVVYAYENFLMNSEILDFLFQDINGRKPTLGEIIMQAKNTAAQSTNNRKFVLLGDPALTLAYPKYDVITTKVNSVPINVQLDTLKALERVKIEGEVHNLGGNLLSNFNGVIYPTVFDKIGEYQTKGQDVGNGGSQVANFELRNKILFKGKASVIGGKFSFEFIVPKDINYAFDKGKITYYAHNTGATTDAHGYTYDFYVGGTSDTILADDKGPIVDVYINDTTFAFGGLTDEKPTLLVKLEDISGINTVGNGVGHDIVGLLNENTQEQYLLNEFYEATLDDFTKGNVEYPFNKLDDGRYSVRVKAWDVHNNPGEGYTEFVVASSAELALKNVFNYPNPFTTHTSFIFQHNRPGEMLDVNVQIYTISGKVIKNINQTVMSEGYNVNPNEITWNGLDDYGDLIGKGVYIYKVKVKGENGFSAQEFQKLVILR from the coding sequence ATGTATAAAGTACTATTTTTATTTTTTTCGCTTTTAGGGTTTTCTTATGCTCAGCAAGTTTCTGAACTTATTAATTGGAGCTTGCAGACCTATAATCCTAACACTAAGTCATATCAGCAAAGTTTTAAAGAAGCTGCAATTGACAATAATAGTGTACCTTTTATTACTAAAACGTATTCTATAAACGGAAATAATGCCAATGTAAGTTTTAATGATTTGCAATTTGAAAAATTTAATAATCAGAATATAGATAAAACGGGCTTAAAATCTAATATTTTTTTTAAAACAGATGTAGTAAGTATTAAGAAAGAAAATTACGCTTCGGTTAGTTTTTGCCCTTTAAGAATAAATCCTATTACAGGAGAAATTGAAAAATTAGTTTCTTATTCTGTAGATGTGCAATCAAATTATACTAACCAGCCTAAAGGAGCAAAATCTACAAAGCCAAATAGTATTTTAGCTTCGGGGAGCTGGTATAAAATAAATGTAGCCAACGATGGTATTTACAAAATAGACCATGAATTTTTAACTACTAATAATATAACAAACGGCAATATTAATTTTAACAGTTTTGGCGTTTTTGGTCAAGCTATGGGATTACTGCCAGAAGCCAATAGTGCATTTAAAGTAGATGATATAGAAGAAATTCAGCTTAAAATAAAAGACCAAAATAATAATGGCGTGTGGGAGCAAGGCGATTATGTGCTGTTTTATGCTAAAGGACCCAATATTTGGCAATATCAAAACTCTACCTATAACTATACTGCCAATTATTTTACCGAAAAAGCGGGATATTTTATTACTACAAATAGAGGTTCGGGAGGTTTTATGCCTACTCAGCAAAGCATAAGTTCTACCTCTTTTACAGCTAACACTTACGATTTTTTAGGCGTTTTTGAAGAAGAAATTAATAATGTAATATATACCGAACTACCGGCAACTATGGGTTCGGGAAGAGAATGGTTTGGTACTAAACTAAATAATTATAACAATACCCAAACGGCTACTATAAATATACCTAATATAAATAGTAGTACCAACGCAAATATTAGTATAAGAGTTTTAGCTCATTCAAGTAGCAATCAATCAAAGTTTACCATTAATAATAATGGTGCATTTTGGGATGATGTTTATACAAACGCAGTAGGCAGTGGCAATTATCCGGACGCAGCTAAAGATGCTTTAAAAAATTACAGTAAAAATTTAAGTTCAACAAATAATTTTGAAATAGTTTTTTCAAGTTCAGACCAACAAGCCACAGGTTTTTTAGATTATATAAAAGTAATAGCTAAAGCAAATATAAATTTGGCAGGCGACCAACTGCTGTTTAGAAATGCAGATGCTTTGGGGCAAAATACGCAATACAATATAGCTAATGCTAATAATGCTACAGAAATATGGGACGTAACAAGAGGCACAGCCATTAAAAAAATAAATGGAACACTTAGTGGCAGTACTTATGCTATAAAAGTAAGTATGGATACGCTAAGAGAATTTGTGGCGGTAAATACTGCTTCGTCTAATTTTTCTACACCAAATTTTGAGGGCAATGTATCTAACCAAAATTTGCATGCTTTAGACCAGCAAGATTTATTTATAATTACCAATAATGACTTTTTAAGCGAAGCCAACCGATTAGCCAATTTTCATAGAGATAATGGATTGACGGTAGCAGTGGTAGATGTTCAAAAAATATTTAACGAATTTTCTTCCGGAGAGCAAGATATAACGGCAATTAGGAATTTCTTTAAAATGTTTTACGACAGAGCTACTAATCAGCAGGATATGCCAAAATATGCTTTGTTTTTTGGCGATGCTTCTTTTGATTATAAAGATAAACTGGGCAAAGGTCAAAATATAGTGCCTACTTATGAAAGTTATAATAGCTTTTCGCAAATAGAATCTTATTGTACAGACGATTATTTTGGATATTTAGATGATAGTGAAGGAGAAAATATAGAAGTAGCCAACAATAGCAATAGACTTGATATAGCCATAGGAAGACTGCCAATAGATGATATTAACCAAGCTAAAGGAGTAGTAGATAAAATTATAAACTACAATACCGCCAATACTATGAAAGATTGGCGAAATAACTTGTGTTTCGTAGCCGATGATGAGGATAATAATTTGCACTTTAATCAAGTGGAGCAGCTAACGGCTTTAACATCTATAGAAGATAAGGATTATTATAATTTTGATAAAATATATTTAGACGCATACACCCAAGAAAATGCTGCCGGTGGCGATAGATACCCTACGGTAAATGATGCTATACTGCGTAAAATAAAAACAGGAGCTTTTTTAATAAACTATACAGGGCACGGTGGTCCTAAAAATTGGTCTCAAGAAAGAGTTTTTAATATAGAAGATATAAGAGCTTTAGATAATATAGATAATTTACCATTATTTATAACTGCTACTTGCGATTTTAGCTCTTATGACGATGTAGATTTCCACTCGGCAGGAGAAAGTTTAATTACCAACGAAAAAGGTGGAGCTATAGCACTATTTACTACTACAAGGGTAGTTTATGCTTATGAAAATTTCTTGATGAATAGTGAAATATTAGATTTCTTATTTCAAGATATAAATGGAAGAAAACCTACGCTTGGAGAAATAATAATGCAAGCTAAAAATACGGCAGCACAATCTACCAATAATAGAAAATTTGTACTGTTAGGAGACCCCGCACTTACTTTAGCTTATCCAAAATATGATGTGATAACTACAAAAGTAAATAGCGTACCCATTAATGTGCAGTTAGACACACTTAAAGCATTAGAAAGAGTAAAAATAGAAGGCGAAGTACATAATTTAGGTGGCAATTTATTGAGCAATTTTAATGGTGTTATTTATCCCACAGTTTTTGATAAAATAGGAGAATATCAAACCAAAGGGCAAGATGTAGGAAATGGAGGAAGCCAAGTGGCTAATTTTGAGTTGAGAAACAAAATATTGTTTAAAGGTAAAGCAAGCGTTATCGGTGGTAAATTTTCTTTTGAGTTTATTGTGCCTAAGGATATAAATTATGCTTTTGACAAAGGAAAAATAACTTATTATGCTCATAATACAGGAGCTACAACAGACGCCCATGGCTACACTTACGATTTTTATGTAGGTGGAACTTCCGACACTATATTAGCCGATGATAAAGGACCCATAGTAGATGTGTATATAAACGATACTACTTTTGCATTTGGAGGTTTAACAGATGAAAAACCAACACTTTTGGTAAAACTTGAAGATATAAGCGGTATAAATACGGTAGGGAATGGAGTAGGGCACGATATAGTAGGTTTACTTAACGAAAATACGCAAGAGCAGTATTTATTAAATGAATTTTACGAAGCCACTTTAGATGATTTTACTAAAGGAAATGTAGAATATCCATTCAATAAGTTAGATGACGGTAGATATAGCGTAAGAGTAAAGGCGTGGGACGTACATAATAATCCCGGTGAAGGATATACAGAATTTGTAGTGGCATCTTCTGCTGAGCTGGCTTTAAAAAATGTATTTAATTACCCCAATCCATTTACCACACATACGTCTTTTATATTTCAGCACAACCGCCCGGGCGAGATGTTAGATGTTAATGTGCAGATATATACCATATCGGGCAAAGTAATAAAAAACATAAACCAAACCGTTATGAGTGAAGGCTATAACGTTAATCCAAATGAGATAACTTGGAATGGATTAGATGATTATGGTGATTTAATTGGTAAAGGTGTGTATATTTACAAAGTAAAAGTAAAAGGAGAAAACGGTTTTTCTGCACAAGAATTTCAAAAATTAGTAATTTTGCGATAA
- a CDS encoding PorP/SprF family type IX secretion system membrane protein, which produces MLNFSRLFILFIALFQFAIAQQVEFSQFYAAPLHLNNALAGISYGPRVAINYRNQWPELGDGPNGGFVTYNVSYDQHIEKLHGGVGVQFTSDRVSNNKIVLNTVSAMYSFQIRASKKFGIKLGLGGSYNHRYINWYDMLFYDQINPLSGFYQSIGVPNATTEIPPGNFNKHFFNANTGIVFFSNKYYGGIAAHNLVPEKDYFGNSTNRTRLAINAGAFYKLGKGYQKKYWISPQVLYTYQNNFNQITVGSLVGYDFIYLSLWMRHTINNFDAVIGGIGFKKSVLRFGYTFDINVSPLKGTAGSHELSFVFNFTKEESSLNPKSVQSFLACPFYLDF; this is translated from the coding sequence ATGTTGAATTTTAGTAGATTATTTATATTATTTATAGCCTTATTCCAATTTGCTATAGCCCAGCAAGTAGAATTTAGCCAGTTTTATGCCGCTCCTCTGCATTTAAACAATGCTTTGGCGGGTATATCTTATGGTCCACGGGTGGCTATTAACTACAGAAACCAGTGGCCAGAGCTGGGCGATGGTCCTAATGGCGGTTTTGTTACTTATAATGTAAGCTACGATCAACATATAGAAAAACTACACGGAGGCGTAGGCGTTCAATTTACATCAGATAGAGTTTCTAATAATAAAATAGTATTAAATACGGTTAGTGCTATGTATTCCTTTCAAATAAGAGCTTCTAAAAAGTTTGGTATAAAACTCGGACTTGGCGGCTCGTATAATCATAGATATATTAATTGGTACGATATGCTTTTTTACGACCAAATAAATCCCCTTTCAGGATTTTATCAAAGTATAGGTGTACCCAATGCCACTACAGAAATACCTCCGGGAAATTTTAACAAACACTTTTTTAATGCTAATACGGGTATTGTATTTTTCTCTAACAAATATTATGGTGGCATAGCAGCACATAATTTAGTGCCGGAAAAAGATTATTTTGGCAATAGCACCAATAGAACAAGATTAGCCATAAATGCAGGTGCATTTTACAAATTAGGAAAAGGCTACCAAAAAAAATATTGGATTTCGCCACAAGTTTTATATACCTATCAAAACAATTTTAATCAAATTACCGTAGGTAGTTTAGTAGGATATGATTTTATTTACTTAAGTTTGTGGATGCGACATACTATAAATAACTTTGATGCCGTTATAGGAGGTATAGGATTTAAAAAGAGCGTTCTTCGGTTTGGTTATACATTTGATATTAATGTATCTCCATTAAAAGGGACAGCAGGCTCACATGAGTTGAGTTTTGTGTTTAATTTTACCAAAGAAGAGAGTTCTTTAAACCCTAAATCGGTACAATCATTTTTAGCTTGTCCATTTTATTTAGACTTTTAA
- a CDS encoding S41 family peptidase — MTDNNFGKPSNSKKQNLHPLILALVLAGGILLGYMVSINTVEKPSILQKYNYNKIEDVIKYIDNNYVDSLNVKDLENKAIENLLSDLDPHSVYIPSSEMQAVEEDMQGNFEGIGVEFRIRKDTISIEATIQDGPSEKIGIMAGDKIIYVEDSLVAGVGVKNSDVVKMLKGPKGTKVKVTMLREGDLIPFYIVRDKIPIYSVDASYLLNKETGYIKVNRFAATTYDEFSSSLKKLKKQEIKNLIIDLRGNPGGYLQAAVEMIDEILADDKLVVYTEGLHQPRVDYLTDSKGLFEEGKLVVLVDQFSASASEIMAGAIQDWDRGTIIGRRTFGKGLVQEQHLFPDTSALRLTVARYYTPSGRSIQKPYDDKDSYYQELGNRYEDGELLGTDSLVETHQDTVVYYTKVEKRKVYGGGGIAPDVFVPLDTLMTNNYVASFRQYMAPFLFDYTTKNKAELDKYNIDNFANTFHVSETMFSSFIKYAQSNGLERKLSDNANYKKGVKVLLKANLAKQLFKNEGFYRVVNSESEAIKKALEEF; from the coding sequence ATGACAGACAATAATTTTGGTAAACCTTCTAATAGTAAGAAGCAAAATTTGCATCCATTAATTTTAGCTTTAGTATTAGCAGGAGGTATTTTGCTAGGCTATATGGTTAGCATTAATACGGTAGAAAAACCTTCTATACTTCAAAAATATAACTACAATAAAATAGAAGATGTAATAAAGTATATAGATAATAATTATGTAGATTCTCTTAATGTAAAAGACCTTGAAAATAAAGCAATAGAAAATTTATTGTCAGATTTAGATCCGCATTCTGTTTATATTCCATCGTCAGAAATGCAAGCTGTAGAAGAAGATATGCAGGGAAATTTTGAAGGTATAGGCGTGGAGTTTAGAATAAGAAAAGATACTATAAGCATAGAAGCTACTATACAAGATGGTCCTTCGGAAAAGATAGGAATAATGGCTGGCGATAAAATTATTTATGTAGAAGATTCATTAGTGGCTGGCGTGGGTGTTAAAAACTCAGATGTAGTTAAAATGCTTAAAGGACCTAAAGGAACAAAAGTAAAAGTAACTATGCTGAGAGAGGGAGATTTAATTCCTTTTTACATAGTAAGAGATAAAATACCTATTTATAGTGTAGATGCCTCTTATCTTTTAAATAAAGAGACGGGTTATATAAAAGTAAATAGGTTTGCTGCAACTACTTATGATGAGTTTTCTTCCAGCTTAAAAAAATTGAAAAAGCAAGAAATAAAGAATTTGATAATAGACTTGCGAGGCAATCCCGGAGGATATTTGCAAGCAGCCGTAGAAATGATAGACGAAATACTTGCTGATGATAAATTGGTGGTTTATACAGAAGGTTTACATCAGCCCCGAGTTGATTATTTAACAGACAGCAAAGGACTTTTTGAAGAAGGAAAGTTGGTTGTTTTAGTGGATCAATTTTCGGCTTCGGCAAGCGAAATAATGGCGGGAGCTATACAAGACTGGGATAGAGGAACTATAATAGGACGAAGAACTTTTGGGAAAGGATTGGTGCAAGAGCAACATTTATTTCCAGATACATCGGCACTTAGGCTAACTGTGGCAAGGTATTATACGCCTTCGGGAAGAAGCATTCAAAAACCTTATGATGATAAAGACAGTTATTATCAAGAATTAGGTAATAGATATGAAGATGGAGAGCTTTTGGGCACAGATTCTTTAGTAGAAACACATCAAGATACGGTTGTGTATTATACCAAAGTAGAAAAAAGAAAAGTTTATGGGGGAGGAGGAATAGCTCCGGATGTTTTTGTGCCTTTAGATACTTTAATGACTAATAATTATGTGGCAAGTTTTAGACAATACATGGCTCCATTTTTATTTGATTACACAACTAAAAATAAAGCTGAGCTTGATAAATATAACATTGATAATTTTGCAAATACTTTCCATGTGTCTGAAACTATGTTTTCATCTTTTATTAAATATGCTCAAAGCAATGGTTTAGAAAGAAAACTTAGTGATAATGCAAACTACAAAAAAGGCGTAAAAGTACTTTTAAAAGCCAATTTAGCTAAGCAACTATTTAAAAATGAGGGTTTTTACAGAGTTGTTAATAGTGAGTCTGAAGCTATTAAAAAAGCTTTGGAGGAGTTTTAG
- a CDS encoding SUMF1/EgtB/PvdO family nonheme iron enzyme — protein sequence MKNKFLAFTMIFASVGLFSLSSCKKGSSSTTGWEYNNPDWGGFEDRKFMGQETGPGLVFIPGGTFVMGNTEQDVMFEHQAFPRRITVSSFYMDETEVRNLDYREYLYWLGRTFGTDYPEIVKAAEPDQEVWRDELAYNEPYVEYYFTHPAYDDYPVVGVDWEQAMDYCEWRTDRVNEMIMVRDGFLELNPNQVNADNFNTDAYLANQYEGVEGKKPMKNLDPNGEEYRKVQFEDGILLPDYRLPTEAEWEYAALALIGNLPHPDEERVTDRRIYPWNGTTTRYYKGGWQGDFLANFKRGRGDNMGLAGNLNDNASITAPVDAFYPNDFGLFNMAGNVSEWVLDVYRPLTFEDAEDFNTFRGNVFKTKVLDDEGNIAPKNDTTGKIEYRLVTDEEVATRRNYRTADVRDYLDGDNQSLNGNEYMYNYGVTSLVNNESRVYKGGSWNDRAYYLSPGTRRYLDQKEASSQIGFRCAMIRVGSPSGNQIKGGNNFKKKKKW from the coding sequence ATGAAAAATAAGTTTTTAGCGTTTACTATGATTTTTGCATCTGTGGGGCTGTTCAGTTTAAGCTCTTGCAAAAAAGGTTCTTCATCTACAACGGGTTGGGAATATAACAATCCTGACTGGGGCGGTTTTGAAGACAGAAAATTTATGGGACAAGAAACAGGTCCCGGTTTGGTATTTATTCCCGGTGGTACTTTTGTTATGGGAAATACAGAACAAGATGTTATGTTTGAACACCAAGCATTCCCAAGAAGAATTACCGTTTCTTCATTTTATATGGATGAAACAGAAGTACGAAATTTGGACTACCGTGAGTATTTATACTGGTTAGGTAGAACTTTTGGTACAGATTATCCGGAAATTGTAAAAGCTGCTGAGCCAGACCAAGAAGTTTGGAGAGATGAGTTAGCTTACAATGAACCTTATGTAGAGTACTACTTTACTCACCCTGCTTACGATGATTATCCTGTAGTAGGTGTAGATTGGGAGCAAGCCATGGATTATTGCGAGTGGAGAACAGACAGAGTTAACGAAATGATAATGGTAAGAGATGGATTTTTAGAATTAAATCCTAACCAAGTAAATGCAGATAACTTTAATACTGATGCTTATTTAGCCAACCAATACGAAGGTGTAGAAGGTAAAAAACCAATGAAAAACTTAGACCCAAATGGCGAAGAGTACAGAAAAGTGCAGTTTGAAGATGGTATTTTATTGCCGGACTACAGATTACCTACTGAAGCTGAGTGGGAATATGCAGCATTGGCTTTAATAGGAAACTTACCTCACCCAGACGAAGAAAGAGTAACAGACAGAAGAATTTACCCTTGGAATGGTACAACTACACGTTATTACAAAGGTGGCTGGCAAGGAGATTTCTTAGCTAACTTTAAAAGAGGTAGAGGAGATAACATGGGACTTGCAGGAAACTTAAACGACAACGCTTCAATTACTGCTCCGGTAGATGCTTTTTATCCAAACGATTTTGGTTTATTTAATATGGCAGGAAACGTAAGTGAGTGGGTATTAGATGTTTACAGACCATTAACTTTTGAAGATGCTGAAGACTTTAATACTTTTAGAGGTAACGTATTTAAAACTAAAGTACTTGATGATGAAGGAAATATAGCTCCTAAAAATGATACAACCGGTAAAATAGAATATCGTTTAGTAACAGACGAAGAAGTAGCTACAAGAAGAAACTACAGAACTGCTGATGTTAGAGATTATTTAGATGGAGATAACCAATCATTAAACGGCAATGAATATATGTATAACTATGGTGTTACATCTTTAGTAAACAACGAAAGTAGAGTTTATAAAGGTGGTAGCTGGAATGACCGAGCATATTACTTATCTCCGGGAACAAGAAGATATTTAGACCAAAAAGAAGCTTCTTCTCAAATAGGATTTAGATGTGCAATGATAAGAGTGGGCTCACCAAGTGGAAACCAAATAAAAGGTGGAAACAACTTTAAAAAGAAAAAGAAATGGTAA